A window of Nitrososphaerota archaeon contains these coding sequences:
- a CDS encoding carboxypeptidase regulatory-like domain-containing protein has protein sequence MKSLNMAIVVAIVAIIIAAAGLVVPGPAGPAGPTGAQGPAGLAGQAGPVGPQGPKGETGAQGPAGPQGTQGPKGEPGATGAQGPVGPAGLQGPAGVAGASTGTITGTILDTNTGKPLAKAKVFTEPSSVSASTDASGKYTLTVPSGVYNVVASASNYDNNGVASLSIPSGASSTVDLGLTPTVYQLIKMKGTTTADKEIYPANKVAITLTGGYASHDNEKIITSGLPNIGVGTYAYLESQKTDASGAKITAWQWSLQPPMNSVAKLNSNNTQTVRFLADRAGKYTVTLTATNEKGVTSTSSKDVYAGRYAGVQKCAACHSGNIMPDMVTPWSATGHATKFEDFYGSYSKTSDYCARCHTVGYDETADNGGFDDAMKTLGWSPDKGSVLSYLKANPAKNYTISELKSNPTIYNVMNIQCENCHGPGGNAHTSAKSFNPTVCGQCHGQINELKLSAHNTAPINFVESSVAKSTTCVKCHSGEGFVEVQMRGEQAVFPSAATPSKPANIPAPEELNGITCVTCHDPHQTSDPKPGRFGNASNQLRVIGEATLITGDKVEAGNAAICYQCHGGRREDPTYKASFIKGEQSRGPHANVQGLMLAGKGGYEYSGTTYINSPHTSVAEEKCVTCHMYASLRVGSNVAGSHTYSMVMPNGTENVATCSQSGCHAKGSITTFDRKAYSDFDGNGKVEGVQTEVQGLLKQLEAKLPKDSSGNVISSGVNATNTTEAQRKALWNYWLVKNDGSMGIHNTQYTVGLLQSSIKDLSK, from the coding sequence ATGAAATCTCTCAATATGGCCATAGTGGTGGCTATCGTAGCAATTATCATCGCAGCAGCCGGGCTTGTAGTTCCTGGCCCAGCAGGCCCGGCGGGGCCAACCGGGGCACAGGGCCCAGCCGGCCTAGCCGGCCAAGCAGGACCTGTAGGACCTCAGGGACCCAAAGGAGAGACTGGTGCTCAGGGCCCAGCGGGACCACAGGGAACACAAGGACCAAAAGGAGAACCAGGAGCAACCGGAGCTCAGGGACCAGTAGGGCCAGCAGGTTTGCAAGGACCAGCTGGAGTGGCGGGTGCGAGTACTGGGACAATAACTGGCACAATCTTGGACACAAATACTGGCAAGCCACTCGCCAAGGCCAAAGTATTCACTGAGCCTTCATCAGTATCAGCATCCACCGATGCTTCTGGGAAATACACACTCACGGTTCCTTCCGGAGTGTATAACGTGGTAGCATCAGCATCTAACTATGACAACAACGGAGTAGCGAGCCTTTCAATTCCGTCAGGAGCTTCATCAACTGTCGACTTGGGGCTAACACCAACAGTGTATCAGCTCATAAAAATGAAAGGCACCACAACTGCAGACAAGGAGATTTATCCGGCGAACAAAGTAGCAATAACATTGACCGGAGGCTACGCATCCCATGACAATGAGAAAATCATCACCTCTGGACTTCCAAACATAGGTGTAGGAACATACGCATACTTGGAAAGTCAGAAGACTGATGCAAGCGGCGCAAAGATCACTGCTTGGCAGTGGTCATTGCAACCACCTATGAACTCGGTTGCAAAACTGAACAGCAATAACACCCAAACAGTAAGATTCTTAGCAGACCGCGCAGGAAAATACACAGTTACCCTCACGGCAACAAACGAGAAAGGGGTAACATCGACCAGCTCAAAGGATGTATACGCGGGAAGATATGCTGGAGTGCAGAAATGCGCAGCTTGTCACAGCGGCAACATAATGCCTGACATGGTGACGCCCTGGTCGGCAACTGGACACGCAACCAAATTCGAAGACTTCTACGGCAGCTATTCCAAGACCAGCGACTACTGCGCCAGATGCCACACCGTCGGATACGACGAAACTGCTGATAACGGCGGATTCGACGATGCGATGAAGACACTCGGATGGTCTCCAGATAAGGGAAGCGTACTATCATATCTTAAGGCTAATCCTGCAAAGAACTACACTATCTCCGAGCTGAAAAGCAATCCAACAATATACAACGTGATGAACATCCAGTGTGAGAACTGCCACGGACCGGGTGGAAACGCTCACACATCTGCTAAGAGCTTCAACCCAACGGTCTGCGGACAGTGCCACGGCCAGATAAACGAATTGAAACTATCTGCACACAATACCGCGCCCATCAACTTCGTTGAAAGCTCAGTCGCCAAGAGTACAACATGCGTAAAGTGTCACTCGGGCGAAGGCTTCGTCGAGGTTCAGATGCGCGGTGAACAAGCAGTATTCCCATCAGCAGCTACACCTTCTAAACCGGCGAACATACCTGCACCTGAGGAGCTAAACGGCATCACCTGCGTAACATGCCACGACCCGCATCAAACCTCAGATCCGAAACCAGGAAGGTTTGGAAACGCATCTAACCAGCTTAGAGTAATCGGAGAAGCAACACTCATCACCGGCGACAAAGTTGAAGCAGGCAACGCAGCAATATGCTACCAGTGCCACGGTGGAAGAAGAGAAGACCCCACCTACAAAGCCTCGTTCATTAAAGGAGAACAGTCACGAGGACCACATGCAAATGTTCAAGGATTAATGCTCGCAGGCAAAGGCGGCTATGAATATTCTGGAACCACGTACATCAACTCACCTCACACATCTGTAGCCGAAGAGAAATGTGTAACCTGTCACATGTACGCATCTCTCCGCGTTGGAAGCAACGTAGCGGGAAGCCACACCTACAGCATGGTTATGCCTAACGGAACAGAAAACGTAGCCACTTGTTCACAATCAGGCTGCCACGCAAAGGGAAGCATAACAACGTTTGACAGAAAGGCCTACTCAGACTTCGACGGCAACGGTAAAGTCGAAGGTGTACAAACCGAAGTTCAAGGACTACTAAAACAACTAGAAGCCAAACTACCTAAGGACAGCTCAGGCAATGTAATCTCATCCGGAGTAAACGCTACAAACACTACTGAGGCTCAAAGAAAAGCACTGTGGAACTACTGGCTGGTAAAGAATGACGGCAGTATGGGTATACACAACACCCAGTACACAGTCGGACTCCTACAGTCATCAATAAAGGACCTCTCGAAATAA
- a CDS encoding LLM class flavin-dependent oxidoreductase, whose amino-acid sequence MRSRSRTQILFSVELGPRGTTPDYETVKTICLEAERLGYYAFYLPDGVQWTGFECWTTLAHLAASTSTIRLGPAATFFTYRHPTLLAKTASTLDYLSNGRLELRLGAGSASAKIDHEHSGISQPDPKTRVAMLNEGLKLIKRLWSEPKVTYEGKYYTTNDAECWPKPLQKPHPPITVCANSQKTMRIAAQQADTWETTGGLDEYRRKKDFFKTCCQTIHQDFNSIRKSLEVNIAVAENNQEAEEIVRKQRSTHRVAPDSAYDPLRDAIIGRPDRCADALSNLVRVGISSFDIYFIGTNYLKSLRLFARGVVPILRDPDN is encoded by the coding sequence TTGAGAAGTCGCTCCCGAACCCAGATCCTTTTCTCAGTGGAGCTTGGGCCCAGAGGAACCACTCCAGACTATGAGACGGTGAAAACGATTTGTCTGGAGGCTGAGCGGCTCGGCTACTACGCTTTCTATCTTCCTGACGGGGTTCAGTGGACCGGTTTTGAATGTTGGACAACCCTCGCTCACCTCGCCGCTTCAACCAGCACGATCAGGCTCGGCCCAGCCGCTACATTCTTCACCTACCGTCACCCAACTCTCCTCGCAAAGACAGCGTCCACCCTTGACTATCTCAGCAACGGCAGACTAGAACTGCGTCTAGGCGCAGGAAGCGCAAGCGCAAAAATAGATCATGAGCACAGCGGCATCTCACAACCTGACCCCAAAACACGCGTAGCTATGCTGAACGAAGGCCTTAAACTAATCAAGCGGCTCTGGAGCGAACCTAAAGTCACTTACGAAGGAAAATACTACACTACAAATGACGCTGAGTGTTGGCCTAAACCTCTCCAAAAACCGCACCCACCAATAACGGTATGCGCCAACAGTCAAAAAACAATGCGGATCGCGGCTCAGCAAGCCGATACTTGGGAAACGACAGGAGGCCTAGACGAGTACAGGCGAAAAAAGGATTTCTTCAAGACATGCTGTCAGACTATCCACCAAGACTTCAATAGTATCCGGAAAAGCTTAGAAGTCAATATCGCAGTCGCGGAGAACAATCAAGAGGCTGAAGAGATAGTCAGAAAGCAGAGATCAACACATAGAGTAGCCCCAGATTCTGCTTACGATCCATTGAGAGATGCAATCATTGGCCGCCCGGACAGATGTGCTGATGCGTTATCAAATCTGGTGCGGGTAGGCATATCATCATTCGATATTTACTTTATTGGGACAAATTATCTAAAGTCACTAAGGTTATTCGCCAGAGGCGTCGTACCTATTCTGAGAGATCCGGACAACTAA
- the glmM gene encoding phosphoglucosamine mutase translates to MATNRKRLFGTSGIRGIPGQDLTLDFVTEMAQAVGTFFEKGPILVGHDTRHSGPTLAKAVAAGLMSVGLDVGEAGLLPTPALQYYVRNMEYNGGVMITASHNPSQYNGMKVSGSDGIDTTRDEEQIIENIYYDKEFRLADWKTVGSSFQDTKTIRAYSEGILSQVNVDQIRNRNFRVVVDPGNGAQCVAAPYILERLNCKPISLNAQPDGDFPGRGAEPTPDVLKGLSEAVKTYGADMGVAYDGDGDRSLFCDEKGVVHYGDRSAALLTDYILTQNPGALIVTTVSASKAIDDIVEARSGRIFKTKVGSVDVSNAMVERKALFGLEENGGCFYAPHIPVRDGAMTSALILEAMSKSSKPLSEILNSLPNYQQRKTKFECAREKVPKVMEQISAHAKGKVETIDGLKLWIDDKTWILIRPSGTEPVLRVFAESDRKDKLDTMINEYSEVVKDVLKRTTSS, encoded by the coding sequence ATGGCTACCAATCGCAAACGATTATTCGGCACCAGCGGTATCCGCGGGATTCCCGGTCAGGACCTCACATTAGATTTCGTCACAGAAATGGCTCAAGCAGTAGGAACCTTTTTCGAAAAAGGCCCTATCTTAGTAGGTCACGATACTAGGCATTCCGGTCCAACTTTAGCTAAGGCTGTTGCAGCGGGGCTAATGAGCGTCGGTCTAGATGTGGGTGAGGCAGGTTTGCTCCCAACCCCTGCGCTCCAGTACTATGTTAGAAACATGGAGTACAATGGCGGCGTAATGATCACTGCATCACATAATCCATCTCAATACAACGGAATGAAGGTGTCTGGAAGCGACGGAATAGACACCACCCGCGACGAAGAGCAGATAATCGAAAACATCTACTACGACAAGGAGTTCAGGTTAGCTGACTGGAAAACCGTAGGCAGCTCCTTCCAAGACACAAAAACCATCAGAGCCTACAGCGAAGGCATCCTATCACAAGTAAACGTCGACCAAATAAGGAACCGAAACTTCCGAGTCGTAGTCGATCCAGGCAACGGAGCCCAATGCGTAGCAGCCCCCTACATCCTAGAACGCCTGAACTGCAAACCAATTTCTCTAAACGCTCAGCCTGATGGTGACTTCCCTGGGCGAGGCGCCGAACCCACCCCAGACGTACTTAAAGGGCTCTCAGAGGCTGTTAAAACCTACGGCGCCGATATGGGCGTGGCTTACGACGGTGACGGTGACCGAAGCCTCTTCTGCGACGAGAAGGGAGTAGTGCATTACGGCGACCGCTCAGCAGCCCTGCTCACCGACTATATTCTCACTCAAAACCCAGGAGCCTTAATCGTAACCACCGTCAGCGCATCTAAAGCAATAGACGATATCGTTGAGGCGCGAAGCGGCAGAATCTTCAAAACTAAAGTGGGTAGTGTAGATGTCTCAAACGCGATGGTTGAGCGTAAAGCACTCTTCGGGCTTGAAGAGAACGGCGGCTGCTTCTACGCACCTCACATCCCGGTAAGAGACGGAGCGATGACCTCCGCCCTAATACTTGAAGCGATGTCAAAAAGCAGCAAACCGCTCTCTGAAATACTGAACAGCCTCCCCAACTACCAGCAGCGGAAAACAAAGTTCGAATGCGCACGGGAAAAAGTACCCAAAGTAATGGAGCAGATATCAGCCCATGCTAAAGGCAAAGTAGAAACAATCGACGGCCTAAAACTCTGGATAGACGATAAAACCTGGATTCTCATCCGGCCAAGCGGAACAGAACCGGTCCTACGTGTCTTCGCAGAATCAGACCGAAAAGACAAACTCGACACAATGATAAACGAATATTCAGAAGTCGTAAAAGATGTATTAAAACGAACAACAAGCAGCTAA
- a CDS encoding FAD-dependent oxidoreductase produces the protein MSKEPAYDVIVIGAAAAGLTAALYAARQGMKTLVVSKDLGGQALLTNHIQNYPGYDTIDGFSLISKFAEQAKGFGAEIHFEEAKELKDEDGIFTVKTPTQEFTSHTLILAFGKTPRDLGVTGEDEYKGKGLSFCATCDGPLYRGRTVAVVGTAEYAADAALLLSDLAGKVYLIFNRSKMAVDEATLADLESRSNIIQIPNSKVTAVQGGLTVETIKVLDESSKSETVYPVDGVFVEQGYIAMTGLAQGLVALNERREIISDKEGRTSHTGIFAAGDVTDIPFKQIVVSAGQGCVAALSAYNYLQQKRGKALIRGDWKRRKQ, from the coding sequence ACTGCTGCTCTGTATGCAGCCCGCCAAGGGATGAAAACCCTAGTGGTCAGCAAGGACCTCGGCGGTCAAGCTCTGCTCACCAATCACATTCAGAATTACCCGGGTTACGACACCATAGATGGGTTCAGCCTAATCTCGAAGTTTGCGGAGCAGGCTAAAGGCTTCGGCGCCGAGATTCATTTTGAAGAGGCGAAGGAACTAAAGGATGAGGACGGTATCTTCACAGTTAAGACGCCTACCCAAGAATTCACGTCTCACACCTTAATCCTCGCCTTCGGAAAGACCCCGCGCGACCTAGGCGTCACCGGCGAAGATGAGTACAAAGGGAAGGGACTATCCTTCTGCGCTACCTGTGATGGTCCGCTCTACCGCGGCAGAACAGTGGCAGTAGTTGGAACTGCGGAGTACGCTGCTGACGCGGCTCTGCTGCTCAGTGACCTAGCTGGAAAAGTCTACCTGATATTCAACCGCAGCAAGATGGCGGTGGATGAAGCAACACTAGCGGATCTCGAGAGCAGAAGCAACATCATCCAGATCCCGAATTCAAAGGTGACTGCAGTGCAAGGCGGCTTGACGGTTGAAACAATCAAAGTACTGGATGAAAGCAGCAAATCTGAAACCGTGTACCCGGTTGACGGTGTCTTCGTGGAGCAGGGGTATATCGCGATGACGGGTCTCGCTCAAGGCTTAGTGGCATTGAACGAGAGGCGAGAAATCATCAGCGATAAGGAGGGCCGCACATCCCACACGGGAATATTCGCAGCCGGAGACGTTACAGACATACCGTTCAAACAAATTGTGGTTTCGGCTGGACAGGGCTGCGTCGCAGCTCTCTCAGCCTACAACTACCTCCAGCAAAAAAGAGGAAAAGCACTGATACGTGGAGACTGGAAACGAAGAAAACAGTAA
- a CDS encoding radical SAM protein, whose product MISFNRYSVWQNSEVRTRLNWYYEVMRDIKPAKFLVAKRIPYKGDLEQTSIEALWTEHQRLSQRFKRILKAVQEDRLILKNLPEPDLSLLDVKTELLNRMLRRCEFCEWRCKVDRVKGDKMGACRVGLETRVSTWFHHYGEEPPLTTGQGSGTIFFAGCTFRCVFCQNWDISQNPSNGVVADGRKLALIMKGLREAGAANINFVGGDPTPNLHTILDSTRHLNINVPLLWNSNLYLTPEAMSILTDVIDIWLPDFKWGSDHCALQLSKIPNYWEVISRNHLLAQRDGDMIIRHLVMPGHTECCTKPILKWIAANCPRALVNIMGQYHPDYMVPANPKYRDINRCPTDEEINKAYRYADQLGIIYRPIS is encoded by the coding sequence ATGATAAGCTTCAACAGGTACTCAGTCTGGCAAAACAGCGAAGTCAGAACGCGGCTAAACTGGTATTACGAGGTAATGCGTGATATCAAGCCGGCCAAGTTCCTTGTAGCGAAGCGCATACCCTACAAAGGCGACCTAGAGCAGACATCCATCGAAGCGCTCTGGACAGAGCATCAAAGGCTCTCACAACGCTTCAAACGGATACTAAAAGCAGTACAGGAAGACCGCCTAATCCTCAAGAATCTTCCGGAGCCTGATCTGAGCTTACTGGATGTGAAGACGGAACTCCTGAACCGTATGTTGAGGCGGTGCGAGTTCTGCGAGTGGCGCTGTAAGGTTGACCGCGTTAAAGGTGACAAGATGGGCGCGTGCAGGGTAGGCCTGGAGACAAGGGTTTCAACTTGGTTCCACCATTACGGGGAAGAGCCGCCGCTTACCACGGGCCAGGGCTCAGGCACAATCTTCTTTGCCGGTTGCACCTTCCGCTGTGTGTTCTGCCAGAACTGGGACATCTCGCAAAACCCTTCCAACGGCGTTGTAGCAGACGGCCGGAAGCTCGCCCTCATAATGAAGGGCCTCCGGGAGGCTGGTGCAGCGAACATCAACTTCGTCGGAGGCGACCCTACCCCCAACCTCCACACCATCCTTGACTCAACACGCCACCTCAACATCAACGTCCCACTCCTATGGAACAGCAACCTGTACCTCACCCCCGAAGCAATGAGTATTCTCACAGATGTAATCGACATCTGGCTCCCTGACTTCAAATGGGGCAGCGATCACTGCGCGCTTCAACTATCCAAAATCCCGAATTACTGGGAGGTCATCTCTAGGAACCACCTTTTAGCGCAAAGAGACGGCGACATGATAATCAGGCACCTCGTCATGCCTGGGCACACCGAGTGCTGTACCAAACCAATCCTGAAATGGATAGCAGCTAACTGCCCCCGTGCACTCGTCAACATAATGGGGCAGTACCACCCAGACTACATGGTTCCCGCTAATCCAAAATACAGGGACATCAACCGATGCCCCACCGACGAAGAGATTAACAAAGCCTACCGATATGCAGATCAGCTCGGAATAATCTACCGCCCAATATCATAA
- a CDS encoding endonuclease NucS, with protein MSKQLGEQVSLSCSLVLCYKETATYAGEMVSLRQMLDTVSSQWGIRYEAVEASKLSEEDGERLMNEFRSIQPQIRGRIVTSKGKMLPISKSKRLNLDNTPILEVIRDTRAIDVYPHILGTRYFSINEFLEHALKFGLENHFQARGLLEEPVVKILSENPEILGAGVEFLGSEVDVGTGVADMLFRDAEGRSIVVEVETNADDFAIGQVSRLAAGYASKHNLDPKTVRKVIICQTCTKNLKEAATGVGIELYMVGLNRIA; from the coding sequence TTGAGTAAGCAGTTGGGTGAGCAGGTGTCCTTGAGCTGTTCGCTGGTTCTCTGCTACAAGGAGACGGCCACCTACGCTGGAGAGATGGTTTCGCTTCGACAGATGCTTGACACTGTGTCGTCTCAGTGGGGGATACGTTACGAAGCGGTCGAGGCCTCAAAGCTCAGTGAGGAGGATGGTGAGCGGTTGATGAACGAGTTCCGAAGTATTCAGCCGCAGATCCGGGGCCGGATAGTCACCTCTAAAGGAAAGATGCTTCCAATCTCTAAGAGCAAGCGGCTGAACCTAGACAACACACCCATACTAGAGGTAATCCGAGACACCAGGGCCATAGATGTTTACCCACATATTCTCGGAACACGCTACTTCAGCATCAACGAGTTTCTAGAACACGCATTGAAATTTGGGTTAGAGAACCACTTCCAAGCCAGAGGACTGTTGGAGGAGCCTGTTGTCAAAATTCTCTCTGAAAACCCTGAGATACTGGGTGCAGGCGTTGAGTTTCTAGGCTCCGAAGTTGATGTTGGAACAGGGGTAGCAGATATGCTGTTCAGAGACGCTGAAGGACGAAGCATCGTCGTCGAGGTCGAAACAAATGCAGATGATTTTGCGATAGGCCAGGTGAGCAGGCTAGCAGCAGGCTACGCATCGAAACACAACCTCGATCCTAAAACGGTGAGAAAAGTAATCATCTGCCAAACATGCACAAAGAACCTGAAGGAAGCAGCAACAGGAGTTGGAATAGAGCTCTACATGGTAGGGCTGAACAGAATAGCCTAA
- a CDS encoding site-specific DNA-methyltransferase → MHEIPDGSIHLMVTSPPYYNAPFDYPELFKNYEEFLNLLRSLAKELHRVLADGRIAAFVTDDMLVNGEKYPVVADITRIMREAGFRYRDRIIWRKPEGYIRISRRSGVVLRNPYPMYFYPDNIQESILIFQKGRFNYNRIKQLSPKIREASKINKARYLSEKWNLTVWEITNVLPKTARLEKGIAAFPEEIPSRLIQLFSFTEETILDPFLGSGTTIKTAQQLGRNSIGYEIDQELLPIIQQKINQHQPQTRSRNNPVAIEIIKRKDARKLRTHLQNLVKAQKSVVQKTSKPILKPTPQH, encoded by the coding sequence ATGCACGAGATTCCAGACGGCTCAATCCATCTAATGGTCACATCACCACCCTACTACAACGCCCCCTTCGACTACCCCGAGCTCTTCAAAAACTACGAGGAATTCCTCAACCTATTGAGAAGCCTAGCCAAAGAACTTCACCGCGTCTTAGCGGATGGCAGAATCGCCGCCTTCGTAACCGACGATATGCTGGTTAATGGTGAAAAGTACCCTGTTGTCGCAGACATAACCCGGATAATGCGTGAAGCTGGCTTCAGATACCGTGACCGCATAATCTGGAGGAAACCCGAAGGCTACATCCGCATCAGCCGCAGAAGCGGAGTGGTGCTCCGCAACCCATATCCGATGTACTTCTACCCAGATAACATTCAGGAAAGCATCCTAATCTTCCAGAAAGGCCGCTTCAACTACAACCGCATTAAACAACTCTCCCCAAAGATAAGAGAAGCCTCCAAAATCAATAAGGCAAGATATCTGTCTGAAAAGTGGAACCTCACCGTCTGGGAAATCACAAACGTCCTCCCTAAAACTGCTAGATTGGAGAAGGGTATCGCAGCCTTTCCAGAGGAAATCCCAAGCCGCCTCATCCAACTCTTCTCCTTCACCGAGGAAACAATACTAGACCCATTCCTAGGCTCTGGAACAACCATCAAAACAGCCCAGCAGCTCGGGCGAAACAGCATAGGCTACGAAATCGACCAAGAACTACTTCCCATAATTCAGCAAAAAATCAACCAGCATCAGCCGCAAACCCGGTCCCGCAACAACCCTGTGGCGATAGAAATCATCAAGCGAAAAGACGCCCGCAAACTAAGAACACATCTACAAAACCTAGTAAAAGCACAAAAATCAGTCGTTCAAAAAACCAGCAAACCTATCCTAAAACCCACTCCTCAACATTAA
- a CDS encoding DUF87 domain-containing protein, which yields MSLLNLGWREDEPFQVDADTVATGRTCILGASGSGKSYTVGVLCEELCRNKVPFMLIDNEGEYFGLKQKYEAIWIGDNEQCDLKWDEFDVQNLASRAPDMPPLIADLSEADNPREKIGSLLSRTYREISTRRTPYLVILEEADKFVPQIGDRLQIFDEIARRGRKRGLGLVICTQRPSLVDKNILSQCGNQLIGKLVIQNDLQAVSQFFPGRGLPEQLTTLTRGEFYATGGLSPTTPSRIKIRTRETPDGGMTPKLTDKPRLKPSKETFINLQQETPVPVNVKQLSAKPSENISQNTDTNPEKERLGLSPLVDASEVALLVKREKSFVIFGEEEIVAEVNSTWRPIVQVGVRVKVGMVKKRFETLFFLLDGVTGQYVELADRLVFREGLDQLIGLSAMQIELLRALQPDSDSSFIEVAGRIGVSDDMVRKEIGLLERRRLVRSSRVGRIKMFRRTVDLPRVKMDKRELELEAVNIPKKDLDGIKIKKSDVKEVIEGLFEQHNLESFEPFSYPLYRVKLLLGQKSRTIWIDGRTGKNVEPKTA from the coding sequence ATGTCTCTACTGAATTTAGGGTGGCGTGAAGATGAGCCGTTTCAAGTTGACGCTGATACAGTAGCGACTGGAAGAACCTGTATTTTGGGTGCCAGTGGAAGCGGTAAGAGCTACACCGTCGGGGTTCTCTGTGAAGAGCTTTGCAGAAACAAGGTTCCGTTTATGCTCATTGACAATGAGGGAGAGTACTTTGGATTAAAGCAGAAGTATGAGGCTATTTGGATAGGTGACAATGAACAATGCGACCTCAAATGGGATGAATTTGATGTTCAAAATCTGGCGAGTCGGGCACCTGATATGCCTCCCTTGATTGCTGATCTCTCCGAAGCAGATAATCCTAGAGAAAAAATTGGGTCGCTGCTCTCAAGAACCTATAGGGAGATCTCAACGCGAAGAACACCCTACCTTGTAATACTGGAGGAGGCCGACAAATTCGTGCCACAAATAGGTGATAGGCTTCAAATTTTCGACGAGATTGCGCGAAGGGGACGTAAACGCGGGCTTGGACTAGTAATATGCACACAGCGACCATCACTGGTAGACAAGAACATTCTGAGCCAGTGCGGTAACCAGCTGATTGGGAAGCTGGTTATCCAGAACGATCTTCAAGCAGTGTCCCAATTCTTTCCCGGACGAGGACTACCTGAGCAGCTGACTACTCTAACAAGAGGGGAATTTTACGCAACAGGCGGCCTATCCCCCACAACTCCTAGCCGTATTAAGATCAGGACTAGAGAGACGCCGGACGGCGGCATGACACCGAAGCTCACAGATAAGCCTAGGTTGAAACCATCCAAAGAGACCTTCATCAATCTTCAACAAGAAACACCTGTTCCAGTCAACGTTAAACAGCTGTCTGCAAAACCCAGTGAAAACATATCTCAAAATACAGATACTAACCCCGAGAAAGAGCGGCTCGGTCTCTCACCTCTGGTTGACGCATCAGAGGTGGCTTTGCTGGTTAAGCGTGAGAAGAGCTTTGTGATCTTCGGCGAGGAAGAAATTGTTGCTGAAGTCAATTCGACTTGGCGACCAATCGTACAGGTTGGCGTAAGAGTCAAGGTCGGCATGGTGAAGAAGAGGTTTGAAACCTTGTTCTTCCTTCTCGACGGGGTAACAGGGCAATATGTCGAGCTTGCTGATCGCCTAGTCTTTAGAGAAGGGCTAGATCAGCTTATAGGTTTGAGTGCGATGCAGATTGAGCTGCTGAGAGCCCTTCAACCTGACAGCGACTCCAGCTTCATCGAAGTTGCGGGTCGCATCGGCGTGTCTGACGATATGGTGCGCAAAGAAATCGGGCTCCTTGAGCGAAGAAGACTTGTAAGATCATCAAGAGTAGGTCGAATAAAGATGTTCCGAAGAACAGTTGATCTACCACGAGTAAAGATGGATAAAAGGGAGCTAGAGCTGGAAGCAGTAAACATCCCTAAAAAAGACCTAGACGGCATCAAAATAAAGAAGTCAGATGTGAAAGAAGTGATCGAAGGACTGTTTGAACAGCACAACTTGGAGAGCTTCGAACCATTCTCCTACCCGCTCTACCGCGTGAAACTGCTCTTAGGCCAGAAGAGCAGAACCATCTGGATCGATGGCAGAACCGGCAAAAACGTCGAGCCCAAAACAGCATAG